The following coding sequences are from one Eptesicus fuscus isolate TK198812 chromosome 7, DD_ASM_mEF_20220401, whole genome shotgun sequence window:
- the TIGAR gene encoding fructose-2,6-bisphosphatase TIGAR, translating into MTRFALTVVRHGQTRLNKEKVIQGQGVDEPLSETGFKQAAAAGIFLNNVKFTHVFSSDLMRTKQTVHGILEKNKCCQDMTVKFDSRLRERKYGVAEGKGLSELRAMAKEAGEECPGFTPPGGETLDQVKMRGIDFFEFLCQLIWKEADQKDPCSLETPSNCLETSLAEIFPLGKNCASKFNSDSSAPELVASVLVVSHGAYMKSLFDYFLNNLECSLPETLSKSELTSVSANTGISLFIINFEKEREAKPTVQCVCMNLQDHLREMTETC; encoded by the exons ATGACGCGCTTCGCTCTGACTGTGGTCCGGCA TGGACAAACAAGATTAAACAAGGAGAAAGTAATTCAAG GACAAGGAGTAGATGAGCCTCTTTCAGAAACTGGATTTAAACAAGCAGCTGCTGCTGGTATATTTCTTAATAATGTGAAGTTTACTCATGTTTTCTCCAGTGATCTCATGAGGACAAAGCAG ACCGTGCATGGGATTTTGGAGAAGAACAAATGCTGCCAAGATATGACAGTGAAGTTTGATTCAAGACTTCGAGAAAGA AAATACGGGGTTGCAGAAGGCAAGGGGCTGAGTGAGCTGAGGGCAATGGCCAAAGAAGCCGGGGAAGAATGCCCTGGGTTCACACCACCCGGAGGAGAGACCTTAGACCAG GTGAAGATGCGTGGAATAGACTTTTTTGAATTCCTTTGTCAACTGATCTGGAAGGAAGCAGATCAAAAAGACCCATGTTCCTTAGAAACTCCAAGCAACTGTCTGGAAACTTCTTTGGCAGAGATCTTCCCTTTAGGAAAAAACTGTGCCTCCAAATTTAATTCAGACAGCAGCGCTCCAGAATTAGTAGCCAGTGTCTTAGTAGTGAGTCACGGTGCTTACATGAAAAGCCTGTTCGATTATTTTCTGAATAACCTTGAGTGTTCCTTACCAGAAACTCTGAGCAAATCTGAACTTACATCAGTCAGTGCCAATACAGGGATTAGTCTCTTTATCATAAactttgagaaagaaagagaagctaaACCAACAGTTCAGTGTGTTTGTATGAACCTACAGGATCATCTAAGAGAAATGACTGAAACTTGCTAA
- the LOC129149761 gene encoding U6 snRNA-associated Sm-like protein LSm3 has translation MADDVDQKQTTKTVEEPLDLIRLSLGEQVYVKMRNDRQLQSRLHAYDQHLNMILGDGEETVTTIETDEETYEEIYKSTKQNSPMLFVQGDGVVPVAPLLRVG, from the exons ATGGCGGACGATGTGGACCAGAAACAAACTACCAAGACTGTAGAAGAGCCCCTGGATCTTATCAGGCTCAGCCTGGGTGAGCAAGTTTATGTGAAAATGAGAAACGACAGACAGCTTCAAAGTAGATTACATGCTTATGATCAACATTTAAATATGATATTGGGAGATGGGGAAGAAACTGTGACTACGATAGAAACTGATGAAGAAACATATGAAGAGATATATAAATCAAC aaaacagaacAGTCCAATGCTTTTTGTCCAGGGAGATGGTGTTGTGCCAGTTGCCCCTCTATTGAGAGTTGGTTGA